From a single Pirellulaceae bacterium genomic region:
- a CDS encoding PDZ domain-containing protein encodes MKLLVTKNNVAWSVGGLRNGRWMLSWLAVLVAWSMSSATSAQNLDALSQLLKADSASNEVGDGQPQSTADQQAVAGEQTSESNPVSGESARAEVREKSSTAQTPRVYLGLQAEAVSGGGVGVRVSGVTRDSPAWKAGFEVDDRILGINGFAIENIAAMAGRLSMTQPGQAATFLVNRAGRSLELTAVLVNAEVGRQLARDAEQPTSTTAWVGLVLHDLTESFRAQFGVAAYRGAAVTQVSPDSPAGRAGLQAGDAVVEVGGLAIETANDFQNWLDGSRPGDRTTIVVYRGVTRMSRELILGSPPQPQPTPLPRRLSARPLGSPTKSSKAAKATSPTEVAPATSDLLPAPIAATISTAEPQTPGPPSDAFSPRELEMQAEIDRLQKELASVHAKLAETRQQLDSILRSLRD; translated from the coding sequence GTGAAGTTACTGGTGACCAAGAACAACGTCGCATGGAGCGTAGGCGGCTTGCGCAACGGGCGGTGGATGTTGTCATGGCTTGCAGTGTTGGTGGCGTGGAGTATGAGCTCCGCAACTAGTGCACAGAACCTTGATGCACTATCGCAGCTACTGAAAGCAGATTCTGCGTCCAACGAAGTTGGGGACGGGCAACCACAGAGCACTGCCGACCAGCAAGCTGTTGCTGGTGAACAAACTTCGGAGTCGAATCCAGTAAGCGGCGAAAGTGCTCGCGCCGAGGTTCGGGAAAAATCATCGACTGCTCAGACGCCACGGGTATATCTAGGATTGCAGGCCGAAGCAGTGTCTGGTGGTGGTGTGGGAGTGCGCGTGTCTGGTGTAACGCGTGATTCACCAGCATGGAAGGCGGGATTTGAAGTGGACGATCGAATACTAGGAATCAACGGGTTTGCCATTGAGAATATCGCGGCCATGGCTGGGCGACTGAGTATGACTCAACCCGGTCAGGCTGCCACGTTTCTAGTGAACCGCGCCGGACGCAGCCTGGAATTGACTGCCGTTCTGGTCAATGCTGAAGTGGGACGGCAACTGGCTCGCGACGCTGAGCAGCCGACCAGCACGACCGCCTGGGTCGGTTTGGTTTTGCACGACTTGACTGAATCGTTTCGCGCACAATTTGGAGTTGCCGCTTATCGCGGGGCGGCCGTCACGCAGGTCAGCCCAGACTCGCCCGCAGGGCGCGCCGGTCTACAGGCTGGGGACGCAGTTGTCGAAGTAGGTGGCTTAGCCATCGAAACAGCCAACGACTTTCAGAATTGGTTGGATGGTTCGCGACCTGGCGATCGGACAACGATTGTCGTCTATCGTGGTGTAACTCGAATGAGTCGCGAGTTGATTTTAGGCAGTCCGCCGCAGCCACAACCGACACCGCTACCGCGCCGCCTGTCTGCTAGACCTTTAGGCAGTCCGACAAAGTCAAGCAAGGCTGCTAAGGCTACATCTCCCACAGAGGTTGCCCCAGCAACTAGCGACCTATTGCCTGCGCCAATCGCCGCCACCATTTCGACTGCAGAACCCCAAACGCCGGGGCCGCCTAGCGATGCATTCTCGCCGCGCGAACTGGAAATGCAGGCGGAGATAGACCGACTGCAGAAGGAATTGGCGTCCGTGCATGCGAAACTTGCAGAAACCCGCCAGCAACTGGACAGCATCTTGCGTTCGTTACGAGATTGA
- a CDS encoding GNAT family N-acetyltransferase yields MTVGNTNELELQTVAQKGLDDFFVWVHPHADADDLQTIRTEYLLRQRIAPLPPPVEVCQAGQRLAGGYFSGLPGGLAILGAVRALSNHEPLGSWCLTALVRQLYELQPTMLVQAAIDCDDAASHHMLSAAKFWSPTCVDQLCYSWSSLTEPAPSSIEFSQHRWSPASRLSSRRFAQLLGQTFHNTLDCPELNGLRSDRNVLASFLVDRRFRASRLWEVLWDGQQPIGCLLLCPHRDGLVELLYTGLVPAARGKGLGKLLVQRALEVSRACGATSLALAVDVRNSPAIAMYQRSGFMAFRRLRVYLAPGA; encoded by the coding sequence GTGACAGTTGGTAACACGAACGAACTCGAACTACAAACGGTAGCTCAGAAGGGGCTCGATGATTTCTTCGTCTGGGTGCATCCCCACGCCGATGCCGACGACTTGCAGACGATACGCACTGAATATCTGCTGCGGCAGCGCATTGCTCCTCTGCCACCGCCCGTTGAAGTTTGCCAGGCAGGTCAGCGGTTGGCAGGGGGCTATTTTAGTGGCCTGCCAGGAGGGCTGGCGATTCTGGGAGCGGTACGGGCGCTGAGTAATCACGAGCCGTTAGGTAGCTGGTGTCTCACAGCCTTGGTCCGGCAATTATACGAATTGCAACCGACGATGCTCGTCCAGGCCGCCATCGACTGTGATGACGCAGCCAGCCATCACATGTTGAGCGCTGCCAAGTTTTGGTCGCCAACCTGCGTCGATCAATTGTGCTATTCGTGGAGTTCACTTACGGAACCAGCGCCTTCGTCGATTGAGTTCTCTCAGCATCGCTGGTCACCGGCAAGTCGATTGAGCAGTCGGCGGTTTGCACAATTGCTTGGCCAAACATTCCACAACACGCTGGACTGTCCCGAACTGAACGGGCTGCGGAGTGATCGAAATGTGTTGGCATCGTTCTTGGTAGATCGTAGATTTCGAGCATCACGCCTTTGGGAGGTGCTGTGGGATGGCCAGCAACCCATCGGGTGCCTACTGCTGTGTCCCCACCGCGACGGATTGGTTGAATTGTTGTATACGGGCCTCGTTCCTGCCGCGCGTGGAAAAGGACTGGGAAAATTGCTGGTTCAGCGTGCTCTAGAAGTTTCGCGAGCATGTGGTGCGACCAGTCTTGCCTTGGCAGTCGATGTGCGCAATAGCCCAGCCATCGCCATGTATCAGCGCAGCGGTTTCATGGCTTTTCGGCGACTGCGGGTCTATCTGGCACCTGGCGCTTAA
- a CDS encoding TolC family protein encodes MSRQTTRWVAIVQIILIFFTGCHPIQPFYARNNPSLANYLDQAMSIEYADAHVESLPEATHSLLPHTHDNMPTEFHDWSLEDCISIALQNTKMIRAVSGSNLQSGSIAAALLSAQPGQLPSVYDAALVANVGNTQPLVVDSQGTRIASRGSVRANQVGGVEHALSEFDTQFSTVLGYNTTDRPRNVGQGNVFNPQFFTATDSNFQAALSKRMATGTVATARMTTVYSRNNIPASGNLPGSTNFGRSVPSDYTAALEVQLNQPLMRGRGTLVNRIPVVLARINEDIALHQFEANVRNLMRDVEHAYWDLYMGYRAVEAARTARDSALDLWRVAEKRATSSDTGPAAVAQAAGRYSQFQAQLNISINGSPVPGNDPLGLVGRERVLREKMGLAPTDGPFIRPSEEPTLARVAFDWEAVKAEGLVRNTELRTQKWSIKQRELEVISAKNQILPQLDLVGTYRWLGVGDELIAADRSGIRFPNPGSNAFEEMTTGDYQEVGARLEFTPAPIGSRREKLNILASQMQLKKSHEELRTKELMMMHQLESAWVNVASTHTSMVNFFDQLRENQKEIDIYHEQLSSDSGDMSQLLDALLRAEEIKARAQLQYFQSIVEYNKSIVNIHYLKGSLFDLNNVTLGEGAWVDKAYWDAEQRSLERAGGVYFDYGYTRPAVVSQGPVDTGSITEGNVSESRSYPGAASGMQRTPEGQPEEVPSKPNGKQNSEELELAVPMPPTARHSLNNTPRSASIVKPNATRSATVKQASATAAVQVAKDDRLAQPDADQQSTFAQPRINQRRQPSR; translated from the coding sequence ATGAGCCGCCAAACAACTCGCTGGGTCGCCATAGTTCAGATCATATTGATCTTCTTCACTGGCTGTCACCCAATACAACCGTTCTATGCACGGAATAATCCTTCGCTGGCCAATTATTTGGACCAAGCGATGAGTATCGAGTATGCGGATGCGCACGTAGAAAGTCTACCGGAAGCAACGCACTCTCTGTTGCCTCATACGCATGACAACATGCCCACCGAATTCCACGATTGGTCGTTGGAAGATTGTATCTCAATCGCCTTGCAAAATACCAAGATGATTCGCGCGGTATCGGGCTCGAATCTGCAAAGCGGCAGTATCGCCGCAGCCCTGTTGAGTGCTCAGCCCGGACAGCTACCTAGTGTGTATGATGCAGCCTTGGTCGCCAACGTCGGCAATACACAGCCCTTGGTCGTGGATAGCCAAGGCACGCGTATTGCCTCGCGAGGTTCGGTGCGTGCTAACCAAGTAGGTGGTGTGGAGCATGCGCTCAGCGAGTTCGATACACAGTTTTCGACGGTACTGGGCTACAACACCACCGACCGACCGCGCAACGTAGGGCAGGGTAACGTTTTCAATCCCCAATTCTTCACAGCCACCGACTCTAATTTCCAAGCTGCACTTTCCAAGCGAATGGCCACCGGTACGGTTGCTACGGCGCGGATGACCACGGTTTACTCACGAAACAATATTCCGGCATCTGGAAATTTACCCGGCTCAACCAATTTTGGCCGTTCGGTACCCAGTGATTATACGGCAGCCTTGGAAGTCCAGCTCAATCAACCGTTGATGCGTGGACGTGGTACGTTAGTCAATCGCATACCTGTTGTGCTGGCACGAATCAACGAAGATATCGCGCTACATCAATTTGAGGCTAACGTCCGCAATTTGATGCGCGATGTTGAGCACGCATATTGGGATCTGTACATGGGCTATCGTGCTGTGGAAGCCGCTCGAACCGCTCGTGACAGTGCACTAGATCTTTGGCGAGTCGCTGAAAAGCGGGCTACATCCAGCGATACCGGACCCGCCGCGGTTGCGCAGGCAGCCGGTCGTTACTCGCAATTCCAAGCTCAGTTAAACATCTCCATCAATGGCTCTCCCGTACCTGGTAATGATCCATTGGGTCTGGTGGGTCGTGAGCGCGTGTTGCGTGAGAAGATGGGACTGGCTCCCACGGACGGTCCATTCATTCGACCCAGCGAAGAACCGACCTTGGCACGGGTGGCCTTTGATTGGGAAGCGGTCAAGGCCGAGGGGCTGGTACGCAACACCGAGTTGCGCACTCAAAAATGGTCGATCAAGCAGCGCGAACTGGAAGTGATCTCAGCCAAGAACCAGATTCTGCCTCAATTGGATTTGGTGGGTACGTATCGATGGTTGGGCGTAGGTGATGAATTAATTGCTGCCGATCGCAGCGGAATCCGTTTCCCCAATCCCGGGTCCAACGCCTTTGAAGAGATGACCACCGGAGATTATCAGGAAGTCGGTGCCAGGTTGGAGTTCACACCCGCCCCCATCGGCAGCCGTCGAGAGAAGCTGAACATTCTGGCGAGTCAAATGCAGCTCAAGAAGTCGCACGAAGAGTTGCGTACCAAAGAGTTGATGATGATGCACCAGCTTGAATCGGCCTGGGTCAATGTAGCGTCAACACACACCTCGATGGTGAATTTTTTCGATCAGTTGCGCGAGAACCAGAAGGAAATCGATATCTATCACGAACAGTTGTCGTCCGATTCCGGGGACATGAGCCAACTGTTAGATGCGCTGCTGCGAGCTGAAGAAATCAAAGCCCGCGCACAACTGCAGTACTTTCAGTCGATCGTCGAATACAACAAGTCGATCGTCAATATCCACTACCTCAAGGGATCGCTGTTTGATCTGAACAACGTTACGCTAGGCGAAGGCGCGTGGGTCGACAAGGCTTACTGGGATGCCGAGCAGCGATCGCTGGAGCGGGCCGGTGGAGTGTACTTCGACTACGGATATACACGCCCAGCAGTGGTCAGCCAGGGACCGGTTGACACGGGCAGCATCACGGAAGGCAACGTCAGCGAGTCGCGTAGCTACCCGGGAGCCGCCTCCGGCATGCAGCGCACGCCGGAGGGTCAGCCCGAAGAAGTTCCGAGCAAGCCAAACGGCAAGCAAAATAGTGAAGAGCTGGAGCTCGCAGTTCCCATGCCGCCAACCGCAAGGCACAGCCTCAACAACACGCCCCGCTCGGCCAGTATCGTCAAGCCAAACGCTACTCGATCCGCAACGGTCAAGCAAGCATCCGCCACAGCGGCAGTTCAAGTAGCCAAGGATGATCGATTGGCACAGCCGGACGCTGACCAGCAATCTACTTTCGCTCAGCCCAGAATCAATCAGCGTCGCCAACCATCGCGCTAA
- a CDS encoding carbohydate-binding domain-containing protein — MKIAWRWGVGSWLLAVGLWCVAATGRADLQIAVSWELITNFTEVPEAFEARLVLDNRGQQELGDTGWYLYFNMAPRRLVPHRQPQVAKIKHLNGDWYRLEPEPGFRLEPGQSIEVRYMGIEPVIKEADAPLGLYFAIHQDSDANVAPRIERVDDYRILPFTRREQRLRGPNDLTPVASPQQRYQDNRSLYQLAAGELPLIVPTPNSIQRGQGDVKLTSEWNIRYDTALESTAQYLVKLLEDRFAVKCRAQAAAANDVVAGPTIDLSLSSDGLDFNDREAYQVQIDERAIRLVGSDAAGVFYAIQSLIALAPLSDCQRPSGSVKLPQVQIQDEPRFGYRGLHVDVSRNFQSLETIQRIIDVIAFYKLNRLLLYTTEDEGWRLEIPGLPELTSIGAERKHTSAVEQPVLHPAYGSGPDAYAAGTHGSGFYTRQQFIDLLRYAAQRHVKIIPEVNFPAHARAAIKAMEARYQRLMNAGQVAAAEEYRLVDPQDTSEYLSAQSYTDNVVSVARDSTYRFYSKVLDELELMYAEAGLTLDEIHTGGDEVAEGAWTGSPLAQRLLAEHPEVDGASNLHTYFFQRLVSDLERRNVRALGWEEVFQRKDAAGKAEPNPQFVGRNVVAYIWNNLFDYDLGYRLANAGYRVVLCNVSNFYFDLAYDNDPQEPGLYWAGFVGERDAWTFAPFNYLTTTFKTALGQPIDQPQVIAQSQPLLPEARQNILGVQAQLWSETIKGREMIEYYMLPKLIGFAESAWAAERHWENMADIGQRQAAMAEGWNRMANAIAQRELPRLAYTNGGYNYRLPPPGAYIEHGKLFANSALPGLEIRYTTDGTQPTAQSSLYREPISFDSVWRSNAAFAVQLRTFDAAGRGSRIVEIQPSSSR, encoded by the coding sequence ATGAAGATTGCCTGGCGATGGGGTGTTGGAAGCTGGTTGCTGGCCGTAGGGCTGTGGTGCGTTGCCGCGACGGGCCGAGCCGACCTGCAGATCGCAGTGAGCTGGGAATTGATCACAAATTTTACCGAAGTCCCCGAGGCCTTCGAAGCGCGGTTGGTGCTGGACAATCGCGGTCAACAGGAACTGGGCGATACGGGTTGGTACTTGTACTTCAACATGGCCCCGCGACGACTCGTGCCGCATCGGCAGCCGCAGGTAGCCAAAATTAAGCATCTGAACGGTGATTGGTATCGGCTGGAACCCGAACCTGGATTCCGCCTAGAGCCCGGTCAGTCGATCGAGGTGCGGTATATGGGCATCGAGCCCGTGATCAAAGAGGCCGATGCACCGCTGGGATTGTATTTCGCAATTCACCAGGACAGTGATGCCAATGTCGCGCCCAGAATCGAGCGCGTTGACGACTATCGCATTCTACCGTTTACGCGTCGCGAACAACGCTTGCGCGGGCCCAATGACCTGACGCCGGTCGCCAGCCCTCAGCAGCGCTACCAAGATAATCGGAGTTTATATCAACTGGCGGCAGGTGAACTGCCGCTGATTGTTCCAACGCCCAACTCGATTCAGCGCGGCCAGGGCGACGTAAAGCTGACGTCTGAATGGAACATCCGTTACGATACCGCACTGGAGTCTACTGCGCAGTATTTGGTCAAGCTACTGGAAGATCGCTTTGCGGTGAAGTGTCGTGCACAGGCGGCCGCTGCCAACGACGTAGTGGCAGGGCCCACGATTGACTTGTCGCTCAGTTCAGACGGGTTGGACTTCAATGATCGCGAAGCATATCAAGTGCAGATCGACGAGCGCGCTATTCGCTTGGTGGGCAGCGATGCAGCCGGAGTGTTCTATGCGATACAAAGTCTGATCGCGCTGGCTCCGCTAAGCGACTGCCAGCGACCGAGTGGATCCGTCAAGCTGCCGCAGGTACAGATTCAGGATGAGCCTAGATTTGGATATCGCGGGTTGCATGTAGATGTCAGTCGCAATTTTCAGTCCCTGGAGACTATTCAGAGAATCATTGACGTCATTGCATTCTACAAGCTCAATCGTTTACTGTTGTATACAACCGAGGACGAAGGCTGGCGACTGGAGATACCGGGTTTGCCAGAACTGACCAGCATTGGAGCGGAGCGGAAGCACACATCGGCGGTTGAACAACCGGTTCTGCATCCAGCCTATGGTTCGGGGCCTGATGCCTATGCCGCTGGGACTCACGGCAGCGGCTTCTATACGCGCCAGCAATTCATCGACTTGCTGCGTTACGCCGCGCAACGACACGTCAAGATTATCCCCGAAGTCAATTTTCCAGCACATGCGCGAGCTGCGATCAAAGCCATGGAAGCACGGTATCAGCGACTGATGAACGCTGGCCAAGTGGCAGCGGCCGAAGAGTATCGACTGGTTGATCCACAGGATACGTCAGAATACTTGTCGGCGCAGTCCTATACCGACAACGTAGTTTCTGTGGCTCGCGATTCGACCTACCGCTTCTACAGCAAGGTGCTTGATGAACTTGAGTTGATGTATGCTGAGGCTGGCCTGACGTTGGACGAAATCCACACTGGCGGCGACGAAGTGGCCGAGGGTGCCTGGACCGGATCCCCGTTGGCACAGCGTTTATTGGCTGAACATCCAGAGGTCGACGGTGCCAGCAATCTGCACACCTATTTCTTTCAGCGATTGGTGAGCGACTTGGAACGCCGCAATGTGCGTGCATTGGGTTGGGAAGAGGTGTTTCAGCGAAAAGATGCTGCGGGCAAGGCCGAGCCAAATCCGCAGTTCGTCGGCCGCAATGTAGTAGCCTATATTTGGAACAACCTGTTTGACTACGACTTGGGATATCGCCTGGCCAATGCGGGCTATCGAGTGGTTTTGTGCAACGTCTCCAATTTTTATTTTGACTTGGCCTATGATAACGATCCACAGGAGCCTGGATTGTATTGGGCTGGGTTTGTCGGCGAACGTGATGCGTGGACCTTTGCGCCTTTTAATTACTTGACTACGACTTTCAAGACCGCGCTGGGGCAGCCTATCGACCAGCCGCAGGTAATCGCCCAGTCGCAGCCGCTACTGCCAGAGGCACGCCAGAATATTTTGGGGGTTCAAGCGCAATTGTGGAGCGAGACGATCAAAGGCCGGGAGATGATCGAGTACTACATGCTGCCCAAGTTGATTGGGTTTGCCGAGAGCGCCTGGGCGGCCGAGAGACATTGGGAAAATATGGCCGACATTGGTCAACGGCAGGCCGCCATGGCCGAAGGCTGGAACCGCATGGCCAACGCCATCGCGCAGCGCGAGCTGCCGCGGTTGGCCTATACCAATGGTGGTTACAACTACCGCCTGCCACCCCCCGGAGCCTATATCGAGCACGGCAAATTGTTTGCCAATAGCGCGCTGCCGGGGCTGGAAATCCGCTACACCACGGACGGCACGCAACCAACCGCCCAGTCGTCGCTCTATCGCGAGCCAATATCGTTTGACAGCGTTTGGCGTTCAAATGCCGCTTTCGCAGTACAGCTTAGAACATTTGACGCCGCTGGCCGCGGTTCTCGAATCGTGGAAATTCAACCGTCCTCTTCTCGCTGA
- a CDS encoding PQQ-binding-like beta-propeller repeat protein has protein sequence MTHWCTCWRAVAIAIGLTVACSQTSSTAAADLSKIGKQIADLIPDQTGIVAVVEVNDLAPQTVLELAREHKLTVYFQSSQPQIAGSVRHAAEQAALLGKSVFVDQGTAMNIPLSHNLADAVYVGSAGEGQAVQQEVLRILRPHGKAIIGDRQLVKPPPPGMDDWSHPFHGPDNNTQSNDQLVRGEFQTQFIGYPQFSPMPEQSVVAGGRIYKAMGNIAHKANQNEMLNTLLCINAYNGSILWRNELPPGFMIHRNTMIAAADALYMGDHESCKVFDAITGQVRQQFSVPAELTDGPVWKWMAMQDDTLYALVGNHEVEIRTIRSDRPGIGHWPWGMWDGHDYNDPRTAFGHGRTLVALDRRSGKLLWHYRADDFLDARGMCMTGKRIYAYSPERFLICIDAVTGQPLWTNRDQELLEAIGPNEKAQHYVTGYATTTYLKCNQGQLFFAGPQRQRMVVASTEDGRLLWTNDVGNLQLVLRPEAIYAAGPQNTRGMLLDYKSGAEIASLPARRACTRATGCADSIFFRAHGGTVRIMAATETTSVSPRHIAPMRPPCQDGVLVSNGHLYWGPWMCGCELSLYGNIGLRPTDQPRETQRNLEQAAQSLAHHATAPSQLLAVQPGDWTTYQGSIDRSNRTMVEAPKQVGKQWSQQVIGYDLPTAPVAAGGLVFVADRSGAVRAWDRTGQSQWTTYTGGAIYYPPCIAHGRLYIGSADGKVYCLDAASGQPLWSYRVAPEDRRISVFGKLVSRWPVAGGVVVQGDRVYAAAGITHYDGTFVVALDALSGRPLAANDTSGRLSEHVESGVSLQGELSIVDGQLQFAGGGIYELARYDLQTLQCLNEPRHELSSQFRTAFYAWYPFYNRFVSLEHALPDGRVLSFGANYDGSEFDPLALEPERQLGVYGKSKKDLAGEYLRRRGKDAPPAHIWQDTQRTRLTAVAICSNALIACGHTEAQQNQSQLMAIDFATGQRLWSHPLPADAVKSGLAIDAGSNIFVTLENGQLLCFAGPSN, from the coding sequence ATGACTCACTGGTGCACATGTTGGCGCGCGGTCGCGATTGCCATCGGCTTAACCGTTGCCTGCTCCCAAACGTCGTCGACTGCGGCGGCTGACCTGTCCAAGATCGGGAAGCAAATTGCCGATCTGATTCCAGATCAAACAGGTATTGTGGCTGTCGTCGAAGTCAATGATCTGGCTCCGCAAACGGTGCTGGAGCTGGCTCGTGAGCACAAGTTGACTGTCTACTTTCAATCCAGTCAGCCGCAGATTGCTGGTAGCGTTCGGCATGCGGCCGAGCAGGCCGCGCTGTTGGGAAAGAGTGTGTTCGTGGATCAGGGCACAGCCATGAACATTCCACTGTCGCATAACCTGGCCGATGCGGTCTATGTTGGCAGCGCCGGGGAGGGCCAGGCGGTGCAGCAAGAAGTGCTGCGCATACTGCGACCTCATGGAAAAGCAATAATCGGCGACCGCCAGCTGGTCAAACCACCACCACCGGGCATGGACGACTGGAGCCACCCCTTCCACGGTCCAGACAACAATACGCAGTCCAACGACCAGTTGGTGCGCGGCGAGTTTCAAACACAATTTATCGGCTATCCGCAGTTCAGCCCCATGCCCGAACAGAGCGTGGTGGCCGGCGGTCGGATTTACAAGGCGATGGGCAACATCGCTCATAAAGCCAACCAGAATGAAATGCTGAACACGCTGCTGTGCATCAACGCCTACAATGGTTCAATTCTTTGGCGAAACGAACTGCCGCCCGGATTCATGATCCATCGCAACACAATGATCGCCGCAGCCGATGCTCTGTACATGGGCGACCACGAATCATGCAAGGTCTTCGATGCGATTACCGGTCAGGTGCGTCAGCAGTTTTCGGTGCCTGCCGAGCTGACCGACGGACCGGTCTGGAAGTGGATGGCGATGCAGGATGATACCCTGTACGCCTTGGTGGGGAATCACGAAGTCGAGATTCGTACCATTCGCTCAGATCGCCCGGGTATCGGACATTGGCCGTGGGGCATGTGGGATGGCCACGACTACAACGACCCGCGCACAGCGTTTGGCCATGGGCGAACGCTGGTGGCCCTGGATCGCCGAAGCGGCAAATTGCTGTGGCATTACCGCGCCGACGACTTCCTGGATGCGCGCGGCATGTGTATGACCGGTAAGCGGATTTATGCTTACAGCCCCGAACGATTTTTGATTTGCATCGACGCCGTGACCGGTCAGCCGCTGTGGACCAATCGCGATCAGGAACTGCTGGAGGCCATTGGCCCCAACGAAAAAGCTCAGCATTACGTAACGGGCTACGCCACCACCACCTATCTCAAGTGCAATCAAGGTCAACTGTTCTTCGCCGGTCCCCAGCGTCAGCGCATGGTCGTTGCCTCGACCGAGGATGGACGGCTGTTGTGGACTAACGATGTTGGCAATTTGCAGTTGGTCCTGCGGCCCGAAGCGATTTATGCCGCCGGTCCACAGAATACTCGCGGCATGTTGTTGGACTACAAGTCAGGGGCTGAAATCGCCAGTCTGCCGGCCCGGCGCGCCTGCACGCGAGCCACCGGATGTGCCGACAGCATCTTCTTCCGAGCCCATGGCGGTACAGTGCGCATCATGGCGGCGACAGAGACCACTAGCGTATCGCCCAGACATATCGCTCCGATGCGACCTCCGTGCCAGGATGGCGTGCTGGTTTCCAACGGACATCTGTACTGGGGGCCGTGGATGTGTGGTTGCGAATTGTCGCTGTACGGCAATATCGGATTGCGGCCCACCGACCAACCCCGTGAAACGCAGCGTAATCTGGAGCAGGCCGCACAGTCGCTAGCTCATCACGCAACCGCGCCATCGCAATTATTGGCCGTCCAGCCCGGCGACTGGACGACATATCAAGGCAGCATTGATCGATCAAACCGCACGATGGTTGAGGCTCCAAAGCAAGTCGGCAAACAATGGTCGCAGCAAGTCATCGGATATGACCTTCCTACAGCACCGGTAGCCGCCGGTGGCCTGGTATTCGTCGCCGATCGTAGCGGCGCCGTGCGCGCCTGGGATCGCACTGGCCAGTCTCAATGGACCACGTACACCGGAGGGGCCATCTATTATCCTCCGTGTATTGCCCATGGCAGGTTGTACATTGGCTCGGCCGATGGCAAGGTCTACTGTTTAGATGCGGCCAGTGGCCAGCCACTGTGGTCTTATCGTGTCGCGCCCGAAGATCGTCGCATCAGCGTGTTTGGCAAATTGGTCTCTCGCTGGCCAGTGGCTGGGGGCGTTGTTGTTCAAGGTGACCGAGTCTACGCGGCAGCGGGAATTACCCACTACGATGGCACCTTCGTCGTGGCACTGGATGCGCTCAGCGGTCGGCCGCTGGCGGCAAATGACACGTCGGGACGTTTGTCCGAGCATGTCGAAAGCGGCGTCAGCTTACAAGGTGAATTGTCGATCGTGGACGGGCAGCTTCAATTCGCTGGTGGAGGTATCTACGAGTTGGCGCGTTACGACTTGCAGACCCTCCAATGCCTGAATGAGCCTCGGCATGAGCTTTCTTCGCAGTTCCGGACGGCATTTTACGCTTGGTATCCGTTCTATAACCGATTTGTGTCATTGGAACACGCGTTGCCTGACGGTCGCGTATTATCGTTTGGAGCCAACTATGATGGCAGCGAATTCGACCCGCTAGCGCTGGAACCTGAGCGCCAGTTAGGCGTATATGGCAAGTCGAAAAAGGACTTGGCCGGCGAATACCTGCGTCGTCGTGGCAAGGATGCGCCGCCAGCGCACATCTGGCAAGACACGCAGCGCACAAGGCTAACTGCCGTTGCCATCTGCAGCAACGCCTTGATCGCCTGCGGTCACACCGAAGCCCAGCAGAATCAGTCACAACTGATGGCCATCGACTTTGCGACTGGCCAGCGCCTATGGAGCCACCCTTTGCCCGCTGACGCAGTAAAATCGGGTCTGGCTATCGACGCAGGGAGCAACATCTTCGTAACGCTGGAAAACGGACAACTGCTATGTTTCGCTGGCCCGTCGAACTGA